A portion of the Vicia villosa cultivar HV-30 ecotype Madison, WI unplaced genomic scaffold, Vvil1.0 ctg.000211F_1_1_3, whole genome shotgun sequence genome contains these proteins:
- the LOC131625384 gene encoding uncharacterized protein LOC131625384, producing the protein MDSTMSIVESRSISKPPYFDGKNCTEWKKRMMIFVQSNDFKLWLVIKNGQKFPKKVINGEEIEKSEDEFDKKDMKIMKQEAKAKHILYCALNPNDLERVSSCNTAKEMWDELDKEVSTSNVDSIAVVSQEETSASATQLNEPNFEFLEETSDALEKKFVKLCIPIHKLALEGNWPAAKSLIDEENKLKNAAISNGWPTLLHIAAGANHIEFVKKLLKMLDDTNDLKLQDMNGNTAFCFAAAAGNIEIVNLMLERNRLLPIIRGLNGYTPLQYAALQGRYKMAWHLYDKTIHCFQDKDWDSLFFACIYTGIYDLALKMAIDRKALAFARDANNETALHLLAQNQIPLDSSCHGPKHDENPITINPDMKKHVVFQLVKCLWTTIVDKYYHSKLELREIRNEPSQLIFDAAKVGNFGFLSELISGYPSLIWDVDRQNRTIIHIAVLHRHASIFNLVHKIGYVKGVIVTYEDEKRNTLLHLAAKLAPQSQLELVSGAAFQMCLELLWFEEVKKIMLPPQIKMRNSDGFTAQELFSKEHEKLRENGEQWMKKTAESCMLISTVIATGVFAAATSLPGGTNDDTGKPNYLSKTSFLVFTISDALALISSSTAILVFLSILVSRYGEYDFYKSLPLKLIFGLVALFISITSMMVAFSSAFFIIYYHGLKWIPSSIAILSSLPILLYIWLQFSLFSDIIYSSYSYWRKLSKPGRNMIYVLKE; encoded by the exons ATGGATTCAACCATGAGTATAGTTGAAAGTCGATCCATTTCAAAGCCACCGTACTTTGATGGTAAAAATTGCACTGAATGGAAGAAAAGAATGATGATATTTGTGcaatcaaatgacttcaaactTTGGCTTGTGATTAAGAATGgacaaaaatttccaaaaaaggTAATAAATGGTGAAGAAATTGAGAAATCTGAAGATGAATTTGATAAAAAAGATATGAAGATTATGAAACAAGAAGCAAAAGCCAAGCATATTTTATACTGTGCTTTAAATCCAAATGATCTTGAAAGAGTTTCAAGTTGCAATACAGCAAAGGAAATGTGGGATGAGCTTGACAA GGAAGTTTCAACATCTAATGTCGATTCTATCGCTGTAGTATCACAAGAAGAAACATCTGCATCCGCAACACAACTCAACGAACCTAACTTTGAGTTTTTGGAAGAAACAA gtgATGCTCTAGAGAAAAAGTTTGTCAAACTTTGTATCCCCATTCACAAGCTTGCTTTAGAAGGGAACTGGCCCGCAGCTAAGAGCCTTATAGACGAAGAAAATAAGCTGAAAAATGCTGCCATATCAAATGGGTGGCCTACACTACTGCATATTGCAGCAGGTGCAAACCACATTGAGTTTGTGAAGAAGCTATTGAAAATGTTGGATGATACTAATGACTTGAAATTGCAAGATATGAATGGCAACACTGCTTTCTGTTTTGCTGCTGCAGCTGGAAACATAGAAATTGTAAACTTAATGCTGGAAAGAAACCGGTTGTTACCAATTATAAGAGGTTTAAATGGATATACTCCTCTTCAGTATGCTGCTTTGCAAGGAAGATACAAAATGGCATGGCATCTATATGATAAAACCATACATTGTTTTCAAGATAAAGATTGGGACTCATTGTTCTTTGCTTGTATCTACACTGGCATCTATG atTTAGCCTTGAAAATGGCAATAGATAGGAAAGCACTGGCTTTTGCACGCGATGCAAATAACGAGACAGCTTTACATTTGTTGGCTCAAAATCAAATACCTTTGGATTCTTCTTGCCATGGTCCAAAACATGATGAGAATCCCATCACGATCAATCCTG ACATGAAAAAACATGTGGTTTTCCAATTGGTTAAATGTCTTTGGACCACGATCGTTGATAAATACTACCATTCAAAGCTAGAGTTAAGAGAAATCAGAAATGAACCTTCCCAACTAATATTTGATGCTGCAAAAGTTGGAAATTTTGGGTTCTTATCAGAGCTTATTAGTGGTTATCCTAGCTTGATATGGGATGTGGATAGACAAAATCGAACTATAATACACATTGCTGTTTTGCATCGTCATGCTAGTATTTTCAACCTTGTACATAAAATAGGATATGTAAAGGGTGTCATAGTGACATATGAAGATGAAAAAAGAAACACTTTATTGCATTTGGCTGCAAAGTTAGCACCACAAAGTCAACTTGAATTGGTTTCTGGAGCAGCTTTTCAAATGTGCCTTGAGTTATTATGGTTTGAG GAAGTAAAGAAAATAATGCTGCCACCACAAATAAAGATGAGAAACTCTGATGGCTTCACTGCACAAGAACTATTCTCAAAGGAGCATGAAAAACTAAGGGAAAATGGAGAACAGTGGATGAAAAAAACGGCTGAGTCTTGTATGTTGATTTCAACTGTCATTGCTACTGGAGTTTTCGCTGCTGCAACTAGTTTACCAGGAGGAACAAATGATGACACAGGAAAACCAAACTATTTGTCTAAAACATCATTTTTGGTGTTTACAATATCAGATGCATTGGCACTCATCTCATCTTCAACGGCAATATTGGTCTTCTTGTCTATTCTTGTCTCGCGTTATGGAGAGTATGATTTTTATAAATCATTGCCTTTAAAGCTAATTTTTGGGTTAGTCGCATTATTCATCTCCATAACAAGCATGATGGTAGCATTTAGCAGTGCTTTCTTCATCATATACTACCATGGTTTGAAGTGGATTCCTAGTTCCATTGCAATACTTTCTTCCCTCCCAATACTTTTGTACATATGGTTGCAATTTTCTCTGTTTTCAGATATTATTTACTCAAGCTACTCCTATTGGAGAAAGCTATCTAAGCCCGGTAGAAACATGATTTATGTACTCAAGGAATAG
- the LOC131625381 gene encoding uncharacterized protein LOC131625381 has translation MGDSLAKSFWHNPEVGFSFSNSLGRSGGLITLWNSNKVVVVGSFKGDGYLGNIVEWKNKIFYIINIYSSCLLSKKKEMWKELLDLKEAFKDGEWIMGGDFNATKNSSERKGRTATTHHYEEELFSDFIDKSLLVDVPCKGKKFTWFSGDGKSMSRLDRFLISSSIVVDWGVVGQVIGDRDISDHCPVWLVMDGLDWGPKPFRFNNEWFSSNLFIPFVEKEWKSMKVEGRGDFILKEKLRLLKDKLRRWNKEVFGKIELEMEDGIRDLNIADERLVSDNDASFDDNFALRKESCAKFWRNLKIKENMLLQKSRVKWIKEGDSNSGFFHKVMKQRRRINNLGPLFTPEGLVDSVEDVKEAVFNFFENKFLETEVSRPVLDGIPFNSINSLEAADIEKPFLEAEIKEALWECGGDKSPGPDGYSFLFIKNC, from the coding sequence ATGGGGGATAGCTTGGCGAAGAGCTTTTGGCACAATCCGGAGGTTGGATTTTCTTTCTCTAATTCTTTGGGGAGGTCGGGAGGTTTGATCACTCTTTGGAATAGTaataaggtggtggtggtgggAAGTTTTAAGGGAGATGGGTATTTGGGCAATATAGTGGAGTGGAAGAATAAGATTTTTtacattattaatatttattcttcTTGTTTGTTGAGCAAGAAAAAGGAGATGTGGAAGGAGCTTTTAGATTTGAAAGAAGCATTCAAAGATGGCGAATGGATAATGGGAGGAGATTTTAACGCTACAAAAAACTCTAGTGAAAGGAAGGGGAGAACGGCGACAACACATCATTATGAAGAGGAGCTATTTTCGGATTTCATTGATAAAAGCCTTTTAGTGGATGTTCCATGTAAAGGTAAAAAATTTACTTGGTTTAGTGGTGACGGCAAATCTATGAGTCGCTTAGACCGTTTTCTTATTTCTAGTAGCATTGTTGTGGATTGGGGGGTGGTTGGTCAAGTCATAGGTGATAGAGACATATCGGACCATTGCCCGGTTTGGTTAGTAATGGATGGTTTGGATTGGGGACCGAAGCCTTTTAGATTCAATAATGAGTGGTTTTCATCTAATTTGTTCATTCCTTTTGTGGAGAAAGAATGGAAAAGCATGAAGGTGGAAGGTAGAGGAGATTTTATTTTAAAGGAAAAGCTTCGCTTATTAAAAGACAAACTTAGAAGATGGAACAAAGAGGTTTTTGGGAAGATAGAGTTGGAAATGGAAGATGGAATCCGGGATTTGAATATTGCCGATGAAAGGTTAGTTTCCGATAACGACGCTTCTTTTGATGATAATTTTGCTTTAAGGAAGGaatcttgtgctaagttttggaggaatttgaagataaaagaaaatatgcTACTTCAAAAATCTAGAGTTAAGTGGATTAAGGAGGGAGATTCTAATAGCGGTTTTTTCCATAAGGTGATGAAACAAAGGAGAAGGATAAATAATTTAGGTCCTCTTTTTACTCCCGAGGGTTTGGTGGATTCGGTTGAAGATGTAAAAGAGGCGGTGTTCAATTTTTTCGAGAACAAATTCCTAGAAACCGAAGTGAGTCGACCGGTGTTGGATGGTATTCCCTTTAATTCTATCAATTCTTTGGAAGCGGCGGATATTGAGAAGCCTTTCTTAGAAGCCGAAATTAAGGAGGCGTTGTGGGAGTGTGGGGGAGACAAgagtccgggtccggatggttACTCTTTTCTTTTCATAAAGAATTGTTAG
- the LOC131625382 gene encoding uncharacterized protein LOC131625382: MEILNVALLSKWKWRILTDRDAVWRDLLEERYGNVKLKVLVGDVSVVDNKDSIWWRDLILSDNYENLLVDNFSSVIRVKVGSGDSTPLWYADWTGKQSLMKIFPSLFSLAANHLLQVSAAGTFLEGCWNWNFRSLFTVEGVVPVLQREGTVLQPDAAVIGSASAAPSVMQQQVYPFLTDSDPADAVLVNAMQAFRTEMDNYSLKKDEDDSFSWRLNSEGVFTVKSCYDFFKGKLSGPPLAEEKVRALIHLWNLKVPSRIQFFCWRFIHNRIATKDNLVSRGILNEGEDSLCVLCSKEEENIVHLFSNCEVSIGIWRRVFMWLGGGDFLSLEDFMDFFYNCSKIKCPSKRVIMAVVWITTIWTLWLKRNAIVFRSESFSFIECMSEIVMVSWSWLISFYKKLPCCNFYGWNTQPLLCFVE, from the coding sequence ATGGAAATATTAAATGTGGCCTTACTTAGCAAATGGAAATGGCGTATTCTTACTGATAGAGATGCGGTTTGGCGAGATCTTTTAGAAGAGCGGTACGGAAATGTGAAGCTTAAGGTTTTGGTAGGAGATGTCTCGGTAGTGGACAACAAGGATTCAATATGGTGGAGAGATCTCATATTGTCGGATAACTATGAAAATCTTCTTGTGGATAATTTCTCTAGTGTCATCCGAGTCAAAGTGGGTAGCGGGGACTCTACTCCGTTGTGGTATGCGGATTGGACGGGGAAGCAATCTTTAATGAAAATCTTTCCTTCTCTGTTTTCATTGGCCGCTAATCATTTGCTACAGGTATCTGCTGCTGGCACATTCTTGGAGGGGTGCTGGAACTGGAATTTTAGATCTCTGTTCACAGTAGAGGGTGTTGTTCCGGTTCTGCAAAGGGAGGGCACGGTTCTGCAGCCGGATGCTGCTGTCATCGGTTCTGCTAGTGCTGCTCCCTCTGTCATGCAGCAACAGGTTTATCCGTTTTTGACAGATTCTGACCCGGCCGACGCTGTTCTAGTAAATGCTATGCAAGCGTTTCGTACCGAAATGGATAACTACAGTTTAAAGaaggatgaagatgattcattcaGTTGGAGGCTTAATTCGGAAGGAGTTTTCACGGTTAAATCTTGTTACGACTTTTTCAAAGGAAAGCTTTCGGGTCCGCCGTTGGCCGAAGAGAAGGTTAGGGCCCTCATTCATCTTTGGAATTTAAAAGTGCCATCTAGAATTCAATTTTTTTGTTGGCGATTTATCCACAATAGAATTGCAACAAAAGACAACTTAGTGAGCCGTGGAATATTGAATGAAGGGGAAGATTCTTTGTGTGTTTTATGTTCGAAGGAGGAGGAAAACATTGTGCATCTCTTCTCTAATTGTGAAGTGTCTATCGGAATTTGGCGTAGAGTCTTCATGTGGCTTGGAGGTGGGGATTTTTTGTCTTTGGAAGATTTCATGGACTTCTTCTACAATTGTTCCAAGATTAAGTGTCCATCTAAAAGAGTCATAATGGCGGTGGTTTGGATAACAACGATTTGGACTTTATGGTTAAAGCGTAATGCAATTGTTTTTAGAAGTGAGTCCTTTAGTTTCATAGAATGCATGTCGGAGATAGTTATGGTCTCTTGGAGTTGGTTAATCTCTTTTTATAAGAAATTGCCTTGTTGTAATTTTTATGGTTGGAATACTCAACCTCTTTTGTGTTTTGTTGAGTAA